A stretch of the SAR86 cluster bacterium genome encodes the following:
- a CDS encoding enoyl-CoA hydratase-related protein, which yields MDYEFIDCIEIEPSIRRIFLNRPNKRNALCNPLRKELFNCLEALDNDSKVKVIIISGKGSCFCAGYDLSYDNSKDLPYHASKTDGFWPRHVVEGAFKIWDLSTPVIAEVHGYCLAGGTELAASCDLVYCSDDAEIGYPVVRSMSPPDNQFFPWLLGMRNAMEMMLTGETITGKQAAENGFANKSFSADILSKEVEKIASKVAKVPSDIQAINKRSIHRQMEIMGMRDGIRVGTELQALAMHSNSTKEHLKELSSGLKEALDKRDKDFGDYRTKNKT from the coding sequence ATGGATTATGAATTTATTGACTGTATTGAAATCGAGCCCTCAATAAGGCGTATTTTCTTAAATAGGCCTAATAAAAGAAATGCTCTTTGCAACCCATTAAGAAAAGAACTTTTCAATTGTTTAGAGGCTTTAGATAATGACTCTAAAGTAAAAGTTATCATCATATCTGGCAAGGGGTCATGTTTCTGCGCAGGATACGACCTTTCATATGATAACAGCAAAGATTTACCATACCATGCCAGTAAGACAGATGGGTTTTGGCCACGCCATGTAGTTGAAGGAGCCTTTAAGATATGGGATCTTTCAACACCCGTCATTGCAGAAGTGCATGGCTACTGTTTGGCAGGAGGAACAGAACTCGCAGCTTCATGTGATCTTGTTTATTGCTCAGATGATGCTGAAATAGGGTATCCAGTAGTTCGATCAATGAGCCCTCCAGATAATCAATTCTTTCCTTGGTTGTTGGGCATGAGAAACGCAATGGAGATGATGCTTACTGGAGAAACAATAACAGGAAAACAAGCAGCAGAAAATGGGTTTGCAAATAAGTCTTTCTCTGCTGACATTTTGTCAAAAGAGGTTGAAAAAATTGCAAGTAAAGTAGCAAAAGTGCCTTCGGACATACAGGCGATCAATAAAAGATCAATACATAGACAGATGGAGATTATGGGTATGAGAGATGGCATAAGGGTCGGTACAGAATTACAAGCTCTTGCTATGCACAGTAATTCCACTAAAGAACATCTCAAGGAGCTTTCATCAGGATTAAAAGAAGCATTGGATAAGAGAGACAAAGACTTTGGTGACTATAGGACAAAAAATAAAACATAA
- a CDS encoding cytochrome b/b6 domain-containing protein, producing the protein MAIIIMLDLNIAQKFGGEMDILDRLESRIDHTSVGLFITFLFLLRVFLRYKYGSPGYPDSMPRWQVISAKVGHYGLYFLMGGLIVTGLLTARYATDPILAFNTLNLTMGNGDLQIYNVIRFFHEVFTNLIIAFIAIHIFASMYHHFIAKDLTTLNMIKFWKN; encoded by the coding sequence ATGGCTATCATTATTATGCTGGATCTTAATATCGCACAAAAATTTGGAGGAGAGATGGATATCTTGGATAGGCTGGAATCAAGGATTGATCACACTAGTGTCGGACTATTCATAACATTTCTTTTTTTATTGAGAGTCTTCTTAAGATATAAATATGGATCTCCGGGTTATCCCGACTCCATGCCTAGATGGCAAGTAATCTCAGCTAAAGTTGGTCATTACGGACTTTACTTCTTGATGGGTGGATTGATTGTTACCGGTTTGTTGACAGCAAGGTATGCAACTGACCCGATTCTTGCTTTTAATACGCTAAATCTAACAATGGGCAATGGGGATTTACAAATTTATAACGTAATTAGATTTTTTCATGAGGTTTTTACAAATTTAATAATAGCCTTTATCGCTATTCATATTTTTGCTTCTATGTATCATCATTTCATTGCAAAAGATTTAACAACTTTAAATATGATTAAATTTTGGAAGAATTGA
- a CDS encoding bifunctional 3-(3-hydroxy-phenyl)propionate/3-hydroxycinnamic acid hydroxylase has product MNHFDVAIIGIGPAGSMAALLLESYGMRVLCIDKEKDIYNLPRAVTVSDQGFRMSQLAGIEDIYLKNSTILGGAYFSDKNLEIIGGSIDLKGFVSANGWPASSLFHQPYTDRDIRKKLENSNVEIMLEHEFISLDQNQESVSFKTINLNNQEEKDFTSRYLIGSDGGSSVVRKQLGISQEDLNYNRDWIVIDVELNEPDKLGDKLIQVCDKERLATFVPSHLPFRRWEFIIHEHEDKESFLDDKTIHELIAKWLQPEEYKIIRKAVYQFHSVIAKNFQKGNCFLIGDAAHQAPPFMGEGMMSGYRDAVNLSWKIAVSIKNKLNTNLVDSFEIERIPHSRFVVKNSAGIGELMEAYAEAETPEEVSQDLVQKGYGSFILPNLTKGLFFGGKADQSMNAGEIFPQPVEYYNKEVVKRMDHILGKNFSLISKSPLEISEDQCEFLDLIECKLVILEKKYIEKNPWMKSFMEKDTAFLVRPDRYIFGSTNSNISIDMLINDLKMRIMN; this is encoded by the coding sequence CATCGATAAAGAAAAAGATATTTACAATCTTCCGAGAGCAGTAACTGTAAGCGATCAAGGTTTTAGAATGTCGCAATTAGCTGGAATTGAGGACATTTACCTTAAAAATAGCACTATTCTTGGAGGTGCTTACTTTTCTGACAAGAATTTGGAAATTATTGGTGGTTCTATTGATTTAAAAGGTTTTGTATCAGCAAATGGTTGGCCGGCATCAAGCCTATTTCATCAGCCCTACACAGATCGTGATATAAGAAAAAAATTAGAAAATTCTAATGTTGAAATTATGTTAGAACATGAATTCATAAGTCTTGATCAAAATCAAGAATCTGTAAGTTTTAAAACTATCAATTTAAATAATCAAGAAGAGAAAGATTTTACTTCTAGATATTTAATAGGCTCTGATGGAGGATCAAGTGTTGTAAGAAAACAGCTAGGCATCTCTCAAGAGGACTTAAATTATAATCGTGATTGGATTGTTATTGATGTTGAACTAAATGAGCCTGATAAACTTGGTGATAAGTTAATACAAGTTTGTGACAAAGAAAGGCTTGCAACTTTTGTTCCTTCTCACTTACCTTTTCGAAGATGGGAATTCATTATTCATGAGCATGAAGATAAGGAAAGCTTCTTAGATGACAAAACCATTCACGAGCTGATAGCTAAATGGTTGCAGCCAGAAGAATATAAAATCATAAGAAAGGCTGTTTACCAGTTCCATTCGGTAATTGCTAAAAATTTTCAGAAAGGTAACTGCTTTTTAATAGGCGATGCCGCGCATCAAGCTCCTCCATTTATGGGAGAAGGTATGATGTCTGGTTATAGAGATGCAGTGAACTTATCCTGGAAAATCGCGGTATCAATTAAAAATAAGTTAAATACAAATTTAGTCGATAGCTTCGAGATAGAGAGAATTCCGCATTCTAGATTTGTTGTGAAAAATTCTGCGGGTATTGGAGAATTAATGGAAGCTTATGCTGAGGCAGAAACTCCAGAGGAGGTATCACAGGATTTAGTTCAGAAGGGTTATGGATCTTTTATATTACCTAATCTTACGAAGGGTCTTTTTTTTGGTGGAAAGGCTGATCAGTCAATGAATGCTGGAGAGATTTTTCCCCAACCCGTAGAGTATTACAATAAAGAAGTTGTAAAGAGAATGGATCATATTTTAGGGAAAAACTTTTCTTTGATATCAAAATCTCCTTTGGAAATCTCTGAAGATCAATGTGAATTTCTTGATTTAATAGAATGTAAGTTAGTCATTCTTGAAAAGAAATATATTGAGAAAAATCCTTGGATGAAATCTTTTATGGAAAAGGATACAGCCTTCCTAGTTAGACCTGATAGATATATTTTTGGATCTACAAATTCAAATATTTCTATTGATATGCTTATCAACGACTTAAAAATGAGAATAATGAATTAA